In uncultured Campylobacter sp., a genomic segment contains:
- a CDS encoding phospholipase A, producing MKKIIVLSAILLNLALAAQAETAKQNLAPQPENLAENLTEPSAKDEAKRLYEAAAKLEHEGDKTRALQLYKLAAKKAIFTDEDGETAAMERSVIAPSDSVADAPVEEQKIASKERPKEKFESGEAYDVDEILGLKMHHLNYLLPATYAFNDVDDRRRFETAFQISLQKPLFYDVFDMNETISAGYSQSSWWQTAKSSTPFRETNYRPEIFVTVPMRFEAISSLDYLRAGLLHESNGQGGQKSRSWNRVYLEAKLYAGSLVVIPRAWARIPESKGSDDNPDIEKYLGNMDINFALPYHGHIFTAMVRNNLHFDKTNRGAGELGWLFPFGKSGVYGYVKYFTGYGESLIDYNRHTDKVGIGFAILK from the coding sequence ATTTAACCGAGCCAAGCGCCAAAGACGAAGCCAAACGACTCTACGAAGCCGCCGCAAAGCTCGAGCATGAAGGCGACAAAACAAGAGCCCTTCAGCTTTATAAACTAGCGGCTAAAAAGGCGATATTTACGGACGAGGACGGCGAAACTGCCGCCATGGAGCGCTCCGTGATAGCGCCGTCAGATAGCGTAGCGGACGCGCCCGTAGAGGAGCAAAAGATAGCCTCTAAAGAGCGCCCGAAAGAAAAATTCGAAAGCGGCGAGGCATACGACGTGGATGAAATTTTAGGCCTAAAAATGCACCACCTAAACTACCTCCTGCCCGCAACCTACGCATTTAACGACGTTGATGATAGGCGCAGATTTGAGACTGCATTTCAGATCAGCTTGCAAAAGCCGCTTTTTTACGACGTGTTTGATATGAACGAAACGATCTCGGCGGGCTACTCGCAAAGCTCGTGGTGGCAGACGGCTAAATCCTCTACGCCGTTTCGCGAGACAAACTACCGCCCCGAGATTTTCGTGACCGTTCCGATGAGATTTGAGGCGATATCTAGCCTTGACTACCTGCGTGCGGGGCTTTTGCACGAGAGTAACGGCCAGGGCGGGCAGAAGTCTCGCTCGTGGAACCGCGTCTATCTCGAGGCCAAGCTTTATGCCGGTAGCCTCGTTGTGATCCCGCGAGCGTGGGCGCGCATACCCGAGAGCAAGGGTAGCGACGATAACCCCGATATCGAAAAATACCTCGGTAACATGGATATAAATTTCGCCCTGCCATACCACGGCCACATCTTTACGGCGATGGTGCGAAACAACCTGCATTTTGATAAAACAAACCGCGGCGCAGGCGAGCTTGGATGGCTGTTTCCGTTTGGCAAGAGCGGCGTTTACGGCTACGTGAAGTACTTTACGGGATACGGCGAGAGCCTCATCGACTACAACCGCCACACCGATAAAGTCGGTATCGGCTTTGCGATTTTAAAGTAA
- a CDS encoding SMI1/KNR4 family protein, which produces MFLKLDEIARELDEICLPLEQEDITGMRLLAQSDASASTRALENAQETLGVKFPLELSRLVCKFDFGEFEVCNVRFGAGGDYASELVRLNSTDEYGGKWWHGDTRPANLIVFAVGDPWIFLLDCADGAIYAWLLGDEELCGRRVAGDFERFFRALASIGIARLSKKGVPSAEEIVKFVQASDDKAIEFWREMAEI; this is translated from the coding sequence ATGTTTTTAAAGCTAGACGAGATCGCTCGCGAGCTAGACGAGATATGCCTGCCTCTGGAGCAAGAGGACATAACGGGCATGAGGCTGCTAGCTCAAAGCGACGCCAGCGCGTCCACGCGGGCGCTAGAAAATGCGCAAGAGACTCTAGGCGTCAAATTTCCGCTTGAGCTTTCGCGGCTAGTTTGCAAATTTGACTTTGGCGAATTTGAAGTTTGCAACGTACGATTTGGCGCCGGCGGCGACTACGCTAGCGAGCTAGTGCGGCTAAACAGCACCGACGAATACGGCGGCAAATGGTGGCACGGCGATACGCGTCCTGCAAATTTGATAGTTTTTGCCGTCGGCGATCCGTGGATTTTTTTGCTTGATTGCGCGGACGGTGCGATTTATGCGTGGCTGCTCGGGGACGAAGAGCTTTGCGGTAGGCGCGTTGCGGGCGATTTTGAGAGATTTTTTAGAGCGCTTGCTAGCATTGGTATCGCGCGACTGAGCAAAAAGGGTGTACCGAGCGCGGAAGAAATCGTCAAATTCGTCCAAGCAAGCGATGATAAGGCGATTGAGTTTTGGCGAGAAATGGCGGAAATTTGA
- the menA gene encoding 1,4-dihydroxy-2-naphthoate octaprenyltransferase, whose product MITAKTLYASARLRSLPLSVSGVLLGSGAAYGAGAFRADIFALALLTTLLFQVLSDYANDYGDAVKGTDDDGRLGPRRAIQTGQMSAAEMKRVIVATALLSAFSSLALSVLAFGERFYLVMLFLALGGTSIYAAIRYTVGAGAYGYKGLGDVFVFLFFGLLSVLGSYFLYARSLDAALLLPACACGMLSTAVLNLNNMRDIQNDALKDKRTLPVRIGLNAAKRYHYALIAGGAGLMLCYSFLRGEPDVKLLYVVSFAPLVWHLIFVSRVRECRDFDGQLKVVALSTFAMSALFFVGEILG is encoded by the coding sequence ATGATAACCGCAAAGACTCTTTACGCATCGGCAAGGCTTAGATCGCTGCCGCTTAGCGTCTCGGGCGTGTTGCTGGGTAGCGGCGCGGCATACGGCGCAGGCGCGTTTAGAGCCGATATTTTCGCGCTGGCATTGCTTACGACGCTACTGTTTCAGGTACTAAGCGACTATGCCAACGACTACGGCGACGCAGTAAAGGGCACCGATGATGATGGCAGGCTGGGGCCGCGCCGCGCGATCCAAACCGGACAGATGAGCGCGGCCGAGATGAAACGCGTCATCGTCGCTACGGCGCTGCTTTCGGCTTTTTCAAGCCTCGCGCTAAGCGTTTTGGCGTTTGGCGAGCGGTTTTATCTTGTGATGCTATTTTTGGCGCTGGGCGGCACGTCGATATATGCCGCTATCCGCTACACCGTAGGCGCCGGTGCATACGGCTACAAGGGGCTCGGCGACGTTTTCGTGTTTTTGTTTTTTGGACTACTTAGCGTACTTGGCTCATACTTTTTATATGCGCGTTCGCTCGATGCGGCACTGCTGCTGCCTGCATGTGCGTGCGGTATGCTTAGCACGGCCGTTCTAAATCTAAACAACATGCGCGATATCCAAAACGACGCGCTCAAGGACAAGCGCACGCTCCCCGTTCGTATCGGGCTGAACGCGGCCAAGCGCTACCACTACGCGCTGATCGCGGGCGGAGCGGGCCTGATGCTCTGCTACTCGTTTTTACGCGGCGAGCCTGACGTAAAACTACTCTATGTGGTTAGCTTTGCGCCGCTTGTTTGGCATCTCATTTTCGTCTCGCGAGTGCGAGAATGTCGCGACTTCGACGGACAGCTAAAGGTCGTCGCGCTCAGCACGTTTGCGATGTCGGCGCTATTTTTCGTCGGGGAGATTTTGGGCTAA